One Mesorhizobium sp. L-2-11 genomic region harbors:
- a CDS encoding SDR family oxidoreductase produces MTDTLLVTGASGQLGRGVVDHLLDTLKVPPARIIAATRNPENLAGLAARGVIIRQADFDDAASLVEAFKGADRVLIVSTGEIDLGGKRLKQHENAVAAAGQAGVSHLLYTSMPNPEPGSPVLFAGDHYGTEQAIKASGIPYTIFRNGWYQENLFMSLPHAIASGHWYTSAADGRIAHGARDDMAAAIAAGLASGASESTTYTLTGPQAHTVAEIAALVTDVTGKPIEVVQLSDEALTEGLKAAGVPEGFAPIVTSFDTNTRSGRIGMVTDAIETLSGRKPQSLKQFLEANKAALAG; encoded by the coding sequence ATGACCGATACTCTTCTCGTCACCGGCGCCTCCGGCCAGCTCGGCCGCGGCGTCGTCGATCATCTGCTGGACACGCTCAAGGTTCCGCCCGCGCGGATCATCGCCGCCACCCGCAATCCGGAAAACCTCGCCGGGCTGGCAGCGCGCGGCGTCATCATCAGGCAAGCCGATTTCGATGATGCGGCGTCGCTTGTCGAGGCATTCAAGGGCGCCGACAGGGTCCTCATCGTCTCGACCGGCGAGATCGACCTTGGCGGCAAGCGCCTCAAGCAGCACGAAAATGCCGTCGCAGCCGCGGGGCAGGCCGGCGTTTCGCATCTTCTCTACACCTCGATGCCCAATCCTGAGCCGGGATCGCCGGTGCTGTTTGCCGGCGATCACTACGGGACCGAGCAGGCGATCAAGGCGAGCGGCATCCCCTACACGATCTTCCGCAACGGCTGGTATCAGGAAAACCTGTTCATGTCGCTGCCGCACGCCATTGCCTCTGGACACTGGTATACATCCGCAGCCGACGGCCGTATCGCCCACGGCGCCCGCGACGACATGGCCGCGGCGATCGCTGCCGGCCTTGCCTCCGGCGCCAGCGAAAGCACGACATACACGCTGACCGGTCCGCAGGCCCATACCGTCGCCGAGATCGCGGCACTGGTGACTGACGTCACCGGCAAGCCGATCGAGGTCGTCCAGCTTTCGGACGAGGCGTTGACCGAGGGCCTGAAGGCTGCCGGCGTTCCCGAGGGCTTTGCCCCAATCGTCACGTCCTTCGACACCAACACGCGCTCCGGCCGCATCGGCATGGTGACCGACGCGATCGAGACGCTGTCGGGCAGGAAACCGCAATCGCTGAAGCAGTTTCTTGAAGCCAACAAGGCAGCTCTGGCCGGCTGA
- a CDS encoding winged helix-turn-helix transcriptional regulator, whose protein sequence is MDSKVVSLRSKLEIYKASSGGGNLADCPVRDVIQGISSKWSSLLMMALAEKPYRFGELRRLVPDISQRMLTQTLHDLQRDGYVHREVFPTKPPSVEYSLTDLGRSMFGPLHQLLQWAELNHGAVRAARNAFDAANA, encoded by the coding sequence ATGGACAGCAAAGTCGTCAGTCTGAGGTCGAAGCTCGAGATTTACAAAGCGAGCAGCGGCGGCGGCAACCTTGCCGACTGTCCGGTGCGCGACGTGATCCAGGGCATCAGCAGCAAATGGAGCTCGCTGCTGATGATGGCGCTGGCCGAAAAGCCGTACCGGTTCGGCGAATTGCGGCGGCTGGTGCCCGACATTTCACAGCGCATGCTCACCCAGACGCTGCACGATTTGCAGCGCGACGGTTATGTCCATCGCGAGGTCTTCCCGACCAAGCCGCCGAGCGTCGAATACAGTCTGACCGATCTCGGACGCTCGATGTTCGGGCCGCTGCATCAACTGCTCCAATGGGCCGAGCTCAATCATGGCGCTGTGCGCGCCGCGCGGAACGCTTTCGACGCTGCCAACGCTTAA